CTGGACAAGGTCTTCAAGGAGGCCGGCGCCGAATGGCGGCACGCGGGCTGCTCGATGTGTCTGGGCATGAACCCCGACCAACTGGCGCCCGGCGAGCGCTCCGCGTCCACCTCCAACCGCAACTTCGAGGGCCGGCAGGGCAAGGGCGGGCGCACCCACCTGGTCTCCCCGCAGGTGGCCGCGGCCACCGCCGTGCTGGGCCATCTGGCCTCGCCCGCCGACCTGTCCGCCGCCGACGCGACCGCCGGAGTCTGAACCATGGAAGCCTTCACCACCCACACCGGCCGGGCCGTCCCGCTGCGCCGCAGCAACGTCGACACCGACCAGATCATCCCGGCCCACTGGCTGAAGAAGATCACCCGCGACGGGTTCGAGGACGGGCTCTTCGAGGCCTGGCGCAAGGACCCGGAGTTCGTCACGAACCGACCGGAGCGCGCCGGCGCGACCGTCCTGGTCGCCGGCCCCGACTTCGGCACCGGTTCCTCGCGCGAGCACGCCGTCTGGGCCCTGCAGAACTTCGGCTTCAAAACGGTCATCTCCTCCCGTTTCGCCGACATCTTCCGCGGCAACTCGCTGAAGAACGGCCTGCTGACCGTGGTCCTGCCGCAGGAGACCGTCGAACGGCTCTGGAAGCTCACCGAGGCCGACCCCGACGCCGAGATCACGGTCGACCTGGTCGATCGCCAGGTCCGAGCGGAAGGCGTCGAGGTCGAGTTCGAACTCGACGACAACGCCCGCTGGAGGCTGCTGGAGGGGCTGGACGACATCTCGCTCACCCTTCAGAACGAAGCCGACATCGCCACGTATGAAAGCACCCGGCCGGGCCACAAGCCCCGCACGATTCGGGCCTGATTCCAGCCTGATCAGCGCTTATTCGCCTTCGGGTCATCACATCGACAACACTGTGCCCCTCGCCCTCCGGCGGGGGGCACAGCCGTGTGTTGAGGCCCCGTGAGGCGACAACTCGCCCCAGATGGCACAATCTGTGCATGGAACGCGACAGTCAACTTGAGCTCTACGAACTCGTCGCGGACCGATTGAAAGAAGCACACACAAGGGTGCGCTCACTGCAAGTCCCGGAGGGCGTAAGGATGGCGCTGTCCCGGAAGCTGTTGGTCGTCACGGCCGCGTCGAAGCATGATCTGGCCGATGCGGCAAGGCGCCTGGACAGGTTGATGAAGGACCTCGACGAGGGTCGATTCCCTGAAGGCGACTGATGCGAAGGAACTCCGTAACGGCCTACAACGTTGCGGCACTAGGGTGATTAGCCCGTTTCGTGTTTGATTTGCGGTATATATCCGCCTAACGTGCGAAATAAGCTTGAACACATTCGTTCTGGCGAAGTCTCCGAAGGGGAAGACGTGAACAAGGCGCAGCTCGTAGAAGCGATTGCCGACAAGCTGGGCGGCCGTCAGCAGGCCGCGGACGCTGTCGACGCGGTACTGGACGCGATGGTCCGCGCCGTGGTCGCGGGCGACCGGGTCTCGGTCACGGGCTTCGGCTCGTTCGAGAAGGTCGACCGCCCCGCCCGTTACGCCCGTAACCCGCAGACGGGTGAGCGCGTCCGGGTCAAGAAGACCTCGGTTCCCCGATTCCGGGCCGGCCAGGGCTTCAAGGACCTGGTCAGCGGCACCAAGAAGCTCCCCAAGGGCGACGAGGTGGCCGTGAAGAAGGCTCCCAAGGGCAGCCTGTCCGGCGGGGCTTCCGCCACGGTCAAGAAGGCCGCGGCCAAGAGGGCGACCACCGCCAAGAAGGCCGCCGCGAAGACCACGGTCGCGAAGAAGGCGACCGCGAAGAGGACCACGGCCAAGAAGGCCACGGCGACCGTCAAGAAGACGACCGCGAGGACCGCCGTCGCGAAGAAGGCCGCCACGGTCAAGAAGGCCACCCCGGCGGCGAAGAAGACCACCGCCACCGCCAAGAAGACCGCTCCGGCGGCCAAGAAGGCCACCGCGAAGACGACCGCGCCCGCCAAGAAGACGGTGACGCGCAAGGCCACCGCGAAGAAGACGACCGTCCGCAAGAAGTAGGGGCGGCGGTCACGCACACGCCGGGCCGGCTTCCCCCGCGGGGGGAAGCCGGCCCGCGGTGCTGTCCGGAAGGGAAACCCCGTCGGGGACGGCCCCGGAAGCGGAAGAGTGGGGACCTCAGAAGGTCTGGAGCGTGATCAGGGTGATCCGCAGGGCCCCGCCCTCGCCGTCCGTCTCGATGCGCACCCGCTGCCCGGGGCGCAGCAGCCGCAGGCCGCCCGCGTCGAAGGCC
This region of Streptomyces sp. NBC_00513 genomic DNA includes:
- the leuD gene encoding 3-isopropylmalate dehydratase small subunit, which produces MEAFTTHTGRAVPLRRSNVDTDQIIPAHWLKKITRDGFEDGLFEAWRKDPEFVTNRPERAGATVLVAGPDFGTGSSREHAVWALQNFGFKTVISSRFADIFRGNSLKNGLLTVVLPQETVERLWKLTEADPDAEITVDLVDRQVRAEGVEVEFELDDNARWRLLEGLDDISLTLQNEADIATYESTRPGHKPRTIRA
- a CDS encoding HU family DNA-binding protein, with product MNKAQLVEAIADKLGGRQQAADAVDAVLDAMVRAVVAGDRVSVTGFGSFEKVDRPARYARNPQTGERVRVKKTSVPRFRAGQGFKDLVSGTKKLPKGDEVAVKKAPKGSLSGGASATVKKAAAKRATTAKKAAAKTTVAKKATAKRTTAKKATATVKKTTARTAVAKKAATVKKATPAAKKTTATAKKTAPAAKKATAKTTAPAKKTVTRKATAKKTTVRKK